GACGTCGTGGCTGCTGGCCCGCGGCGAGCAGGTCGTCGACGTGTCCACGGCCGCGACGGCCCGGGTGCGGCAGCTGTCCCGTGGCGGCGGCCGCAAGAACGACCGGATCGACGCCAGCGCCGCCGCCTGCGTTGCCGCGCTGCAAGGCGATGGCCGACCGTTGCAGGCCGAAGGTCATGCCGATGCCCTGGCGGTGCTCGATGAGCGGCGGGTCAACCTGAGCCAGTCTCGGGTCCGGGCGGTGAACCAACTTCACGCGCTGTTTCGGGCGCTCATCGCCGGCGGGGCACCTCGGGACCTGTCCGCTGCGGCCGCCTCCGCGCTGCTGCGCACGGTCCGGCCTCAAGGAGCGGTCGAGCAGGCTCGCAAGTCTGTCGCCAAGGACCTGGTGGCCGACATCCGATCCCTGGACACCCAGCTGAAGCAGAACGCTCGGGCTATCGCCGAGCTCGTCGACGCCGCCGGCAGCACGTTGACCCACACGGTCGGGGTCGGTCCGATCACGGCGGGCCGGCTGATCAGCAGGACCGGACGGGCCAGCCGCTTCCCGACCTCGTCAGCCTTTGCCAACTACGCCGGCGCCGCCCCCGTCGAGATCGCCAGCGCCGACAAGAGCCGCCACCGGCTCTCCCGTCACGGGGACCGCCAGCTCAACTCCGCCCTGCACACCATCGCCATCACTCAGATCCGGATGCCCAGCAGCCGCGGCCACCACTACTACAAGACCAAGCTGGAACAAGGAAAGACCCCACGCGAAGCAGCCCGATGCCTGAAGAGACGCATCGCCGACCACATCCGGCGAACCATGATCAACGACGAACGGCGCGCGACGGGTCCGGGAGGACACCTGGGGACGACTCTGCAATCCAGCGTG
The sequence above is a segment of the Actinomycetota bacterium genome. Coding sequences within it:
- a CDS encoding IS110 family transposase, producing MMLIGIDPHKTTHTATAVEPHTNQEVASIRIDASLREYRRMLTWANQWPQRRWAVENAEGLGRHLTSWLLARGEQVVDVSTAATARVRQLSRGGGRKNDRIDASAAACVAALQGDGRPLQAEGHADALAVLDERRVNLSQSRVRAVNQLHALFRALIAGGAPRDLSAAAASALLRTVRPQGAVEQARKSVAKDLVADIRSLDTQLKQNARAIAELVDAAGSTLTHTVGVGPITAGRLISRTGRASRFPTSSAFANYAGAAPVEIASADKSRHRLSRHGDRQLNSALHTIAITQIRMPSSRGHHYYKTKLEQGKTPREAARCLKRRIADHIRRTMINDERRATGPGGHLGTTLQSSV